From Nicotiana tabacum cultivar K326 chromosome 22, ASM71507v2, whole genome shotgun sequence, one genomic window encodes:
- the LOC107809079 gene encoding uncharacterized protein LOC107809079 → METLHETWSRFKGMLVICPHHGIPDQMLGQQFYMGLSDSMKNIIDASAGGAFLSKTWREGQSLLDKMAQNSRWTTRNAPITPVVHSVPFDPSNSMAENVATLLTQMSILTKKVEESGQKQQVHIVDTTNGGLCTSCISQPMGNPWNAEHDHHQQHLEDMNYVSNYGGQKQGNQNWGQQTQHPYRPPQPQYNAGNMDGMRPPNNMAPYPRSQGYNNQQQGYPPPQQQQGGRQKEGFTRLEAMIQQVIGSNAKGTLHADTQINPKDQGPKQLMAVSLRNGRDLDVEQERARDNIQAETLIQVPIELDDSTRLTDVTIQPAQEEKNTQLAKHQKEEQYKKFFEMLKQIQVNIPLIKALKEMPGYAKMMKYLMSQKFDFQDLATVTLTQTYSAVVTRPVAEKLSDPGSFTIPCTIGNFAFAKALCDLGASINIMPLVIYKRLGIGRARPTSMLLQLADRTMKRPFGILDDVLIQVGKFVFPTDFVILDCKVDEEIPTILGRPFLATGRALIDSETGELKMRLNDEEIIFNSNDEVLTVEDPLAACLTNLEEVNGEDLAAWVLALEGRGSWERNLEFEPLHLEKRETPPAKPSIEEPPKLELKPLPAHLRVAFDELKQRLVTTPIIVAPNWAQLFELMCDASDYAVEAVLGQQKDKLMHPIYYASRKLSGA, encoded by the exons atggagacactgcatgagACATGGAGCCGGTTTAAAGGAATGTTGGTTATATGTCCacaccatggtattccagatcagatgttgggacaaCAGTTTTACATGGGACTGTCAGATAGCATGAAGAATATTATAGATGCCTCAGCTGGTggggcatttttgagcaaaacttgGAGAGAAGGTCAGAGTCTGCTTGACAAAATGGCTCAAAATTCGAGGTGGACGACGAGGAATGCACCCATCACTCCAGTGGTGCACTCAGTGCCTTTTGACCCATCAAATTCTATGGCTGAAAATGTGGCGACGCTCTTGACACAAATgagcatactcaccaaaaaggtggaggaATCAGGGCAGAAACAGCAAGTGCAcattgtagatactaccaatgggggcttgtgcACATCTTGCATCAGTCAGCCAATGGGTAATCCTTGGAATGCAGAACATGATCATCATCAGCAGCACCTTGAAGACATGAACTATGTGTCAAACTATGGAGGCCAGAAACAGGGCAATCAGAACTGGGGTCAGCAAACTCAGCATCCATACAGACCACCTCAGCCACAGTACAACGCTGGAAACATGGATGGTATGAGACCCCCCAACAATATGGCACCTTATCCAAGGTCACAGGGGTACAACAATCAACAGCAAGGGTATCCCCCACCTCAGCAACAGCAGGGTGGAAGGCAAAAAGAAGGGTTCACTAGACTTGAAGCAATGATACAGCAGGTTATAGGATCCAATGCAAAG GGGACGCTACATGCAGATACCCAAATCAATCCTAAAGATCAGGGCCCGAAGCAGCTGATGGCGGTGAGTCTCCGTAATGGCAGGGATCTTGATGTAGAGCAGGAGAGAGCTCGTGACAATATACAGGCTGAGACACTCATTCAGGTACCCATTGAGCTAGATGATTCCACAAGGCTGACAGATGTGACAATCCAGCCTGCTCAGGAAGAAAAGAACACTCA GTTGGCCAAGCATCAAAAGGAGGAGCAGTACAAAAAGTTCTTTGAGATGCTCAAGCAAATTCAGGTTAATATTCCATTGATTAAAGCTTTAAAGGAGATGCCTGGAtacgcaaaaatgatgaaatactTAATGTCCCAGAAATTTGacttccaagacttggccacggTGACACTTACTCAGACGTACAGTGCAGTGGTAACTAGACCTGTTGCTGAAAAACTCtctgatccagggagttttactattccatgcactattggaaACTTTGCTTTTGCGAAAGCACTCTGTGATTTAGGGGCTAGCATTAATATTATGCCCCTGGTCATTTACAAAAGGTTGGGCATTGGgagagctagacccacctctatgttgttgcagctAGCTGACAGGACTATGAAGCGTCCATTTGGGATCCTTGATGATGTACTTATTCAGGTGGGGAAATTCGTGTTCCCTACagattttgtgatattggatTGCAAAGTGGATGAAGAAATCCCTAccatcttaggaagaccattcttggccacagGGAGAGCTCTTATTGATAGTGAGACCGGGGAACTTAAGATGAGGCTCAATGACGAAGAGATTATATTCAAT TCTAATGATGAAGTGTTGACGGTTGAAGATCCCCTCGCTGCATGTTTGACGAATTTGGAGGAAGTGAATGGTGAGGATTTGGCGGCATGGGTGTTGGCACTGGAAGGTAGAGGGTCTTGGGAAAGAAATCTAGAGTTTGAGCCCCTACACTTAGAAAAGAGGGAgactcctccagctaagccatccaTTGAAGAACCACCGAAGCTGGAACTAAAGCCATTGCCAgcccacctcag ggtagcgtTTGATGAGTTGAAGCAGAGGCTggtcacaacacccatcattgttgcccccaactGGGCGCAACTATTCGAACtaatgtgtgacgctagtgactACGCAGTGGAGGCAGTGCTGGGCCAGCAGAAGGACAAATTGATGCACCCAATCTACTATGCCAGCAGAAAGCTGAGTGGAGCCTAG